In the Pseudonocardia cypriaca genome, one interval contains:
- a CDS encoding leucyl aminopeptidase — protein sequence MSTDLHIADGSPVTADVDAVVIGLLPAAEGEELPRLAPGATEIAEAFGGEAELVGLLAVVGAGGKADEVVKLPTRGAITAPLLVGVGLGAPDEGGEPHAEQVRRASGSAARALAGTDRAVSTLGRLDLRAAAEGTLLGAYTFTAYRSNGGGRTPVGSVGLLAEDGQEEVLRTATAVAGAVRNARDLVNTPPNDLYPETFAARAKELAEAAGVEVEVLDDEALAAAGFGGVLGVGGGSSRKPRLVRLRYAGGPDPRAEVALVGKGITFDTGGISIKPAANMDHMTSDMSGAAAVIATTVLAAQLQLPVAVTATVPMAENMPSATAYRPGDVLRMYGGKTVEVLNTDAEGRLILADAIVRAAEDDPDYLVETSTLTGAQQVALGMRTAGVMGSDDFRDRVAAHARATGEDGWAMPLPEHLRADLDSRIADIANVTGSRWGGMLVAGTFLREFVPDGLQWAHIDIAGPAFHAGGPYGYVTKGGTGVPVRTLHALLADIAKNG from the coding sequence GTGTCCACCGACCTGCACATCGCCGACGGCTCGCCCGTCACCGCCGACGTCGACGCCGTGGTCATCGGCCTGCTTCCCGCGGCCGAAGGGGAAGAGCTCCCGCGCCTGGCCCCGGGGGCCACGGAGATCGCCGAGGCGTTCGGCGGCGAGGCCGAGCTGGTCGGCCTGCTCGCCGTGGTCGGGGCCGGCGGCAAGGCCGACGAGGTCGTGAAGCTGCCCACGCGCGGGGCGATCACCGCGCCGCTCCTGGTCGGCGTGGGGCTCGGCGCCCCCGACGAGGGCGGGGAACCGCACGCCGAGCAGGTGCGGCGGGCCTCCGGATCCGCGGCGCGCGCACTGGCCGGCACGGACCGCGCCGTCAGCACGCTCGGGCGGCTCGACCTCCGCGCGGCGGCGGAGGGCACCCTGCTCGGCGCCTACACCTTCACCGCCTACCGGTCGAACGGCGGCGGCCGCACGCCCGTCGGCAGCGTCGGGCTGCTCGCCGAGGACGGGCAGGAGGAGGTGCTGCGCACCGCCACCGCGGTCGCCGGTGCCGTCCGGAACGCCCGGGACCTGGTCAACACCCCGCCGAACGACCTCTACCCCGAGACGTTCGCCGCCCGGGCGAAGGAGCTCGCCGAGGCCGCGGGTGTCGAGGTCGAGGTGCTCGACGACGAGGCGCTCGCCGCGGCCGGTTTCGGCGGCGTGCTGGGCGTCGGCGGCGGGTCGTCCCGCAAGCCGCGGCTGGTGCGGCTGCGCTACGCGGGCGGGCCGGACCCCCGCGCGGAGGTCGCGCTCGTCGGCAAGGGCATCACGTTCGACACCGGCGGCATCTCGATCAAGCCCGCCGCGAACATGGACCACATGACCTCGGACATGAGCGGCGCCGCCGCCGTGATCGCCACCACGGTGCTCGCGGCGCAGCTGCAGCTGCCGGTGGCCGTCACCGCCACCGTCCCGATGGCCGAGAACATGCCGAGCGCCACCGCCTACCGGCCCGGCGACGTGCTGCGGATGTACGGCGGGAAGACCGTCGAGGTGCTCAACACCGACGCCGAGGGCCGCCTCATCCTCGCCGACGCGATCGTCCGCGCCGCCGAGGACGACCCCGACTACCTGGTGGAGACGTCCACGCTGACCGGCGCCCAGCAGGTGGCGCTCGGCATGCGCACGGCAGGCGTGATGGGCAGCGACGACTTCCGCGACCGCGTGGCCGCCCACGCCCGCGCCACCGGCGAGGACGGCTGGGCGATGCCGCTCCCCGAGCACCTGCGCGCCGACCTGGACTCCCGCATCGCCGACATCGCCAACGTCACCGGCAGCCGATGGGGCGGCATGCTCGTGGCAGGCACGTTCCTGCGCGAGTTCGTGCCCGACGGCCTCCAGTGGGCCCACATCGACATCGCAGGCCCGGCCTTCCACGCGGGCGGCCCGTACGGCTACGTGACGAAGGGCGGCACCGGCGTACCGGTCCGCACCCTCCACGCCCTGCTCGCCGACATCGCGAAGAACGGCTGA
- a CDS encoding TIGR01777 family oxidoreductase, with amino-acid sequence MRVVVAGSSGLIGTALVADLRHAGHEVLRLVRRRPAAPDERGWDPPAGRIDDGTFDGVDAVVNLGGVGIGDRPWSGARKQLVRDSRNVPTEVLATAVARHGVPTLLSASGVHFYGDTGTRVVDETAPSGTGFLPEVCRDWEAATAPASEAGARVVLMRTAGVLAPHGGLLGRLRPLFSLMLGGRIGTGRQAFPWISLDDEVGAVRFLLEHDEVAGPVNLAGPEPATNAQFTSAFAEVLNRPAPFVVPAAVLRGVLGQLAEELVLTGPFVVPAVLQKHGYPFRHLTIREALQAAVERA; translated from the coding sequence GTGCGTGTGGTCGTAGCCGGTTCGTCCGGCCTGATCGGTACCGCCCTCGTCGCCGACCTCCGGCACGCGGGTCACGAGGTCCTGCGGCTCGTCCGGCGGCGCCCCGCTGCTCCGGACGAGCGCGGGTGGGACCCGCCGGCGGGCCGGATCGACGACGGGACGTTCGACGGTGTCGACGCCGTCGTCAACCTGGGTGGCGTCGGCATCGGGGACCGGCCGTGGAGCGGTGCCCGCAAGCAGCTCGTACGCGACAGCCGCAACGTCCCGACCGAGGTGCTGGCGACCGCGGTGGCGCGGCACGGCGTTCCGACGCTGCTGAGCGCTTCGGGGGTGCACTTCTACGGCGACACCGGGACCCGCGTCGTCGACGAGACCGCCCCGTCCGGCACCGGGTTCCTCCCGGAGGTGTGCCGCGACTGGGAGGCCGCCACCGCGCCGGCCTCCGAGGCCGGTGCCCGCGTGGTGCTGATGCGCACGGCCGGCGTGCTCGCCCCGCACGGAGGGCTCCTGGGACGGCTGCGGCCGCTGTTCTCGCTGATGCTCGGCGGCCGGATCGGCACGGGCCGCCAGGCGTTCCCCTGGATCTCCCTCGACGACGAGGTCGGGGCGGTGCGGTTCCTGCTGGAGCACGACGAGGTGGCGGGTCCGGTCAACCTGGCGGGCCCCGAGCCGGCCACCAACGCCCAGTTCACCTCGGCGTTCGCGGAGGTGCTGAACCGACCGGCGCCGTTCGTCGTGCCCGCCGCCGTGCTGCGCGGCGTGCTGGGGCAGCTCGCCGAGGAGCTCGTCCTCACCGGCCCGTTCGTCGTGCCGGCGGTGCTGCAGAAGCACGGCTACCCGTTCCGCCACCTGACGATCCGCGAGGCGCTCCAGGCCGCCGTCGAGCGCGCCTGA
- a CDS encoding LLM class F420-dependent oxidoreductase, whose protein sequence is MDLRIFTEPQQGASYDDQLRVATTAEAAGYDAFFRSDHFLKMGDVSGEPGPTDAWLTIAGLARETSRIRLGTLVNSATFRLPGPLAVAVAQADQMSGGRVELGLGAGWFEAEHAAYGIPFPGLGERFDRLTEQLEIITGLWDTLPGERYSFSGEHYTVTDSPALPKPVQQPHPPVIVGGHGPKRTPALAARFADEFNVGFSPIDVVAAQFERVDAACQAIGREPSEIVRSVAQVIAVGRDDAEVARRALTIGREVDDLRANGIAGTTSEVVDRLGQWREKTGITRIYLQLLDLADLDQVELIASEVAPQLG, encoded by the coding sequence GTGGACCTGCGGATCTTCACCGAGCCCCAGCAGGGGGCCAGCTACGACGACCAGTTGCGCGTCGCCACCACCGCCGAGGCGGCCGGCTACGACGCGTTCTTCCGATCCGACCACTTCCTGAAGATGGGCGACGTGTCCGGCGAGCCCGGGCCGACGGACGCCTGGCTCACGATCGCCGGCCTCGCGCGCGAGACGTCGCGGATCCGGCTGGGCACGCTCGTGAACTCGGCCACGTTCCGGCTGCCCGGTCCGCTCGCGGTGGCCGTGGCGCAGGCCGACCAGATGTCGGGCGGCCGCGTGGAGCTGGGCCTCGGCGCGGGCTGGTTCGAGGCCGAGCACGCCGCGTACGGCATCCCCTTCCCCGGCCTGGGTGAGCGGTTCGACCGGCTCACCGAGCAGCTCGAGATCATCACCGGGCTCTGGGACACCCTGCCCGGCGAGCGGTACTCGTTCTCGGGCGAGCACTACACCGTCACCGACTCACCCGCGCTGCCCAAGCCCGTGCAGCAGCCGCACCCGCCGGTGATCGTCGGTGGGCACGGCCCGAAGCGCACCCCCGCGCTCGCGGCCCGGTTCGCCGACGAGTTCAACGTGGGCTTCTCGCCGATCGACGTCGTCGCCGCGCAGTTCGAGCGGGTCGACGCGGCCTGCCAGGCGATCGGGCGCGAGCCGTCCGAGATCGTGCGTTCCGTCGCCCAGGTGATCGCGGTGGGCCGCGACGACGCCGAGGTGGCTCGCCGGGCGCTGACGATCGGGCGCGAGGTGGACGACCTGCGCGCGAACGGGATCGCCGGCACGACGTCCGAGGTGGTCGACCGGCTCGGCCAGTGGCGGGAGAAGACCGGCATCACCCGGATCTACCTGCAGCTGCTCGACCTCGCCGACCTCGACCAGGTGGAGCTCATCGCGTCCGAGGTGGCCCCGCAGCTGGGCTGA
- a CDS encoding APC family permease: MSSSVQRRLGTADATVLGLAAMLGTGVFAVWAPAAAAAGSLLLVAVVLAGIVAACNAASTADLAVAHPESGGGYVYGRERIAPGAGRLAGVAFLVGKTSSAAAAAGVFGGYVLPSQPLPAAVLVIVAGTVLNTSGVRWTARGAYALVGGTLAVLLVVVVIGLLGPDVTAVSPLTNPDGEAVPGPGGGLGVLTAAALVFFAFAGYARIATLGEEVRDPRRTIRRAVALALGITLLTYLLVASALVVGLGTDRLATEATPLVTVVDAGETSALGVLVRAGAAVAAGSALLSVLVGVSRTALAMARRRELPGVLAHISSRGTPLRADVAGGVVAIGIAALAGPVAAIALSACSVLVYYAVINLAALRMAPAERSWPRWTSALGLLMCVTFAALLPTRQVVITAVALAVGWALCTLLGRGRTSTSGDGPAG; the protein is encoded by the coding sequence GTGTCCTCGAGCGTGCAGCGCCGACTGGGTACGGCCGACGCCACGGTGCTCGGACTGGCCGCGATGCTCGGTACCGGTGTGTTCGCGGTCTGGGCGCCTGCCGCGGCGGCTGCCGGGTCGTTGCTGCTGGTCGCGGTCGTGCTCGCGGGGATCGTCGCCGCCTGCAACGCCGCCTCCACCGCCGACCTCGCCGTCGCCCACCCGGAGAGCGGCGGCGGGTACGTCTACGGCCGGGAGCGGATCGCTCCTGGTGCGGGGCGGCTCGCAGGCGTGGCGTTCCTCGTCGGGAAGACCTCGTCGGCGGCCGCGGCGGCCGGCGTCTTCGGCGGGTACGTCCTCCCCTCGCAGCCGCTGCCGGCGGCCGTGCTGGTGATCGTCGCCGGCACCGTGCTGAACACGTCGGGGGTGCGCTGGACGGCCCGAGGGGCGTACGCGCTGGTCGGCGGGACGCTCGCGGTGCTGCTGGTCGTGGTGGTGATCGGGCTGCTCGGCCCGGACGTCACCGCCGTCAGCCCCCTCACCAACCCCGACGGCGAGGCGGTGCCAGGTCCCGGTGGCGGCCTCGGCGTGCTCACCGCCGCCGCACTCGTCTTCTTCGCCTTCGCCGGGTACGCGCGCATCGCGACGCTCGGCGAGGAGGTGCGCGACCCCCGGCGCACGATCCGGCGCGCCGTCGCGCTCGCGCTGGGCATCACGCTGCTGACCTACCTGCTCGTGGCCTCGGCCCTCGTGGTCGGGCTCGGCACCGACCGGCTCGCCACCGAGGCCACCCCGCTCGTCACGGTGGTCGACGCGGGGGAGACCAGCGCGCTCGGCGTGCTCGTCCGCGCCGGGGCCGCAGTGGCGGCCGGCTCCGCGCTGCTGTCGGTGCTGGTCGGGGTGAGCCGCACCGCACTCGCGATGGCTCGGCGCCGGGAGCTGCCGGGCGTCCTCGCCCACATCTCCTCGCGCGGCACGCCGTTGCGCGCCGACGTCGCCGGCGGCGTCGTCGCGATCGGCATCGCCGCGCTGGCCGGCCCGGTCGCGGCGATCGCGCTCTCGGCCTGCTCGGTCCTCGTCTACTACGCCGTGATCAACCTGGCCGCGCTGCGGATGGCCCCCGCGGAGCGCAGCTGGCCGCGCTGGACGTCCGCGCTCGGCCTGCTGATGTGCGTCACGTTCGCCGCGCTGCTGCCCACCCGGCAAGTGGTGATCACGGCCGTCGCGCTCGCCGTCGGGTGGGCGCTCTGCACGCTGCTCGGTCGTGGGCGCACCTCCACATCCGGGGACGGGCCCGCCGGGTAG
- the lpdA gene encoding dihydrolipoyl dehydrogenase, whose amino-acid sequence MPEHNADLVVLGGGSGGYAAALRAAELGMSVVLVERDKLGGTCLHYGCIPTKALLHAAEVADAAREGDKIGVKSSLAGIDMAGVNGYKDGVVAKLYKGLQGLVKSRKINLVEGTGRFEAPNAVVVGDDRYVGRNVVLATGSYARSLPGLEIGGRIITSNEAIHLDTVPNRVVVLGGGVIGVEFASVFRSFGAEVTIVEALPRLVPAEDEFSSKQLERAFRRRKIAFKTGVKFTGAKQTDDSVTVSLESGEEIEADLLLVAVGRGPNTAGHGYEEAGITMERGFVLADERLRTNLQNVYALGDIVPGLQLAHRGFQQGIFVAEEIAGLAPAPIDEAGIPRVTYCEPEVASVGLTEAQAREKHGDIQTLVYDLAGNGKSQILQTQGAIKLVKAGGEGTPGPVVGIHMVGARVGELIGEAQLVYNWDAQAEDVAALVHAHPTQNEAFGEAHLALAGKPLHSHS is encoded by the coding sequence GTGCCCGAGCACAACGCGGACCTGGTCGTTCTCGGTGGGGGTTCGGGCGGCTATGCAGCCGCGCTGCGCGCCGCCGAGCTGGGCATGTCCGTGGTGCTGGTGGAGCGCGACAAGCTGGGCGGCACGTGCCTGCACTACGGCTGCATCCCCACCAAGGCGCTGCTGCACGCCGCGGAGGTGGCCGACGCGGCCCGCGAGGGCGACAAGATCGGTGTGAAGAGCTCGCTGGCCGGCATCGACATGGCCGGTGTCAACGGCTACAAGGACGGCGTCGTCGCGAAGCTCTACAAGGGGCTGCAGGGGCTCGTGAAGTCCCGCAAGATCAACCTCGTGGAGGGCACGGGCCGGTTCGAGGCGCCGAACGCCGTGGTGGTCGGTGATGATCGTTACGTCGGCCGCAACGTCGTGCTGGCCACCGGCAGCTACGCCAGGTCGCTGCCCGGCCTCGAGATCGGCGGCCGGATCATCACCAGCAACGAGGCCATCCACCTCGACACCGTGCCCAACCGGGTGGTGGTGCTGGGTGGCGGTGTGATCGGCGTGGAGTTCGCGTCGGTGTTCCGCAGCTTCGGCGCCGAGGTCACCATCGTGGAGGCGCTGCCCCGCCTCGTCCCCGCGGAGGACGAGTTCTCCTCCAAGCAGCTCGAGCGGGCATTCCGCCGCCGCAAGATCGCGTTCAAGACGGGCGTGAAGTTCACCGGCGCGAAGCAGACCGACGACTCGGTCACCGTCTCGCTCGAGTCCGGCGAGGAGATCGAGGCCGACCTGCTGCTCGTCGCCGTCGGCCGCGGACCCAACACCGCGGGCCACGGCTACGAGGAGGCCGGCATCACCATGGAGCGGGGGTTCGTCCTCGCCGACGAGCGGCTGCGCACCAACCTGCAGAACGTGTACGCCCTCGGCGACATCGTCCCCGGCCTCCAGCTCGCCCACCGCGGCTTCCAGCAGGGGATCTTCGTGGCGGAGGAGATCGCGGGGCTCGCCCCGGCGCCGATCGACGAGGCCGGCATCCCGCGTGTCACCTACTGCGAGCCGGAGGTCGCCTCGGTCGGGCTCACCGAGGCGCAGGCCCGGGAGAAGCACGGCGACATCCAGACGCTCGTCTACGACCTCGCCGGCAACGGCAAGAGCCAGATCCTGCAGACCCAGGGCGCCATCAAGCTGGTCAAGGCGGGCGGCGAGGGCACGCCCGGCCCGGTCGTCGGGATCCACATGGTCGGCGCCCGCGTCGGCGAGCTCATCGGCGAGGCCCAGCTCGTCTACAACTGGGACGCACAGGCCGAGGACGTCGCGGCCCTCGTGCACGCCCACCCCACCCAGAACGAGGCGTTCGGGGAAGCGCACCTCGCGCTCGCCGGCAAGCCGCTCCACAGCCACAGCTGA
- a CDS encoding oxidoreductase encodes MGLLARLTNGRIGARRRSADDGLAHLRVWAASHEGVEGFVEPRTTVTETTLLLVDKHGAWTRRRITGPSEARRFARSLSMPVYDVQLVGYPQRMRDHDARERILRKRAGRDGLEP; translated from the coding sequence ATGGGCCTGCTGGCAAGGCTGACGAACGGCCGGATCGGCGCTCGCAGACGCTCCGCCGACGACGGGCTGGCGCACCTGCGCGTCTGGGCCGCGTCACACGAGGGCGTCGAGGGCTTCGTCGAACCGCGCACCACGGTCACCGAGACCACGCTGCTGCTGGTCGACAAGCACGGCGCGTGGACGAGACGGCGCATCACCGGCCCGTCCGAGGCGCGCCGGTTCGCCCGCTCGCTCTCGATGCCCGTCTACGACGTCCAGCTCGTGGGCTACCCGCAACGCATGCGCGACCACGACGCTCGCGAGCGCATCCTCCGCAAGCGGGCGGGCCGGGACGGTCTCGAGCCCTGA
- the lipA gene encoding lipoyl synthase has protein sequence MTIAPEGRKLLRLEVRNSETPIERKPPWIRTKARTGPQYTELKSLVRSGGLHTVCEEAGCPNIYECWEDREATFLIGGEQCTRRCDFCQIDTGKPAALDRDEPRRVAESVRTMGLRYSTVTGVARDDLEDGGAWLYAETVRQIHELNPGTGVELLIPDFNSRDDQLAEVFGSRPEVLAHNLETVPRIFKRIRPAFRYERSLEVITKARSAGLVTKSNLILGMGETPDEVTAALHDLHGAGCEIITITQYLRPSARHHPVERWVKPEEFVEHAKVAEEIGFAGVMAGPLVRSSYRAGRLYAQTVAHRGEELSPELAHLAAEGPAAQEASSLLAR, from the coding sequence GTGACGATCGCACCCGAGGGTCGCAAGCTCCTGCGCCTGGAGGTCCGCAACAGCGAGACCCCGATCGAGCGCAAGCCGCCGTGGATCCGGACGAAGGCCCGCACCGGCCCGCAGTACACCGAGCTCAAGTCGCTCGTGCGCTCGGGCGGGCTGCACACCGTGTGCGAGGAGGCCGGCTGTCCCAACATCTACGAGTGCTGGGAGGACCGCGAGGCCACGTTCCTCATCGGCGGTGAGCAGTGCACCCGCCGGTGCGACTTCTGCCAGATCGACACCGGCAAGCCCGCCGCGCTCGACCGCGACGAGCCGCGCCGGGTCGCCGAGTCCGTGCGCACGATGGGGCTGCGCTACTCCACGGTCACCGGCGTCGCCCGCGACGACCTGGAGGACGGCGGTGCGTGGCTCTACGCCGAGACCGTGCGGCAGATCCACGAGCTCAACCCGGGCACCGGCGTCGAGCTGCTGATCCCCGACTTCAACTCGCGCGACGACCAGCTCGCCGAGGTGTTCGGCTCCCGCCCCGAGGTGCTCGCGCACAACCTGGAGACGGTGCCGCGGATCTTCAAGCGGATCCGGCCCGCGTTCCGCTACGAGCGCTCCCTCGAGGTCATCACCAAGGCCCGGTCGGCGGGGCTGGTCACCAAGTCGAACCTGATCCTCGGCATGGGCGAGACCCCCGACGAGGTCACAGCGGCGCTGCACGACCTGCACGGGGCCGGCTGCGAGATCATCACGATCACCCAGTACCTGCGCCCGTCGGCCCGCCACCACCCGGTGGAGCGCTGGGTGAAGCCCGAGGAGTTCGTCGAGCACGCCAAGGTGGCCGAGGAGATCGGCTTCGCCGGGGTGATGGCCGGGCCGCTGGTGCGCTCGTCCTACCGCGCTGGCCGGCTCTACGCCCAGACCGTCGCCCACCGCGGCGAGGAGCTCTCCCCCGAGCTGGCCCACCTGGCGGCCGAGGGACCGGCAGCGCAGGAGGCGAGCTCACTGCTGGCGCGC
- the sucB gene encoding 2-oxoglutarate dehydrogenase, E2 component, dihydrolipoamide succinyltransferase, producing the protein MAFSVQMPALGESVTEGTVTRWLKQEGDRVEVDEPLLEVSTDKVDTEIPSPAAGVLQRIVAGEDETVEVGGELAVIGDADEAPADDSGGDVETPAENATPAEEVADAEEEPAPASSDAPSSDRDEPAEAPRAATGQAAQGTAVRMPELGESVTEGTVTRWLKQVGDSVEVDEPLLEVSTDKVDTEIPSPVAGTLLEITANEDETIDVGAQLAVIGDAAAGGGQDAPAQAPEEAAEPKQREPEPEPAPAPSRQQAEARPSGDGAAARAEAPAEEQAEPEAGAQDNGARGGAPYVTPLVRKLAAEHDVDLSTITGSGVGGRIRKQDVLAAAEAKKPAPEPAAAPAAQEAAPAPAAQAAPAGAPPRQVPKPAAGAPEPGTTVKLPRLRQVIAQRMTDSLRISAQLTTVQEVDVTRIAALRARAKAEFERREGVKLTFLPFFAKATVEALKAFPQVNSSINEETKEVTYHGGVHLAIAVDTPRGLLVPVIKNAEDLNIAGLARRIADVAQRTRDNKIGPDELSGGTFTITNIGSAGALFDTPIINQPQVAILGTGKITKQPVVVTGPDGEDAIAVRSVCYLPLTYDHRIVDGADAGRFVSAIKARLEEGAFEADLGL; encoded by the coding sequence ATGGCCTTCTCCGTCCAGATGCCCGCCCTCGGTGAGAGTGTCACCGAAGGCACCGTCACCCGGTGGCTCAAGCAGGAGGGCGACCGGGTCGAAGTCGACGAGCCACTGCTCGAGGTGTCCACCGACAAGGTCGACACCGAGATCCCCTCGCCCGCCGCGGGCGTCCTGCAGCGCATCGTCGCGGGCGAGGACGAGACCGTCGAGGTCGGCGGCGAGCTCGCCGTGATCGGCGACGCCGACGAGGCGCCCGCCGACGACTCCGGCGGCGACGTCGAGACCCCCGCGGAGAACGCGACGCCCGCCGAGGAGGTGGCCGACGCCGAGGAGGAGCCCGCCCCGGCCTCGTCCGACGCGCCCTCCTCCGACCGGGACGAGCCCGCGGAGGCCCCGCGGGCCGCCACGGGGCAGGCCGCTCAGGGCACCGCGGTGCGGATGCCCGAGCTCGGGGAGAGCGTCACCGAGGGCACCGTCACCCGGTGGCTGAAGCAGGTCGGCGACAGCGTCGAGGTCGACGAGCCGCTGCTCGAGGTGTCCACCGACAAGGTCGACACCGAGATCCCCTCCCCCGTCGCCGGCACTCTGCTGGAGATCACGGCGAACGAGGACGAGACCATCGACGTCGGCGCGCAGCTCGCCGTCATCGGCGACGCCGCGGCGGGCGGCGGGCAGGACGCCCCGGCGCAGGCGCCGGAGGAGGCCGCCGAGCCGAAGCAGCGCGAGCCGGAACCCGAGCCCGCACCCGCGCCCTCCCGCCAGCAGGCCGAAGCGCGTCCGTCGGGTGACGGCGCCGCCGCACGGGCCGAGGCGCCCGCCGAGGAGCAGGCCGAGCCCGAGGCCGGGGCGCAGGACAACGGCGCCCGCGGCGGCGCGCCGTACGTCACGCCGCTGGTCCGCAAGCTCGCCGCCGAGCACGACGTGGACCTGTCCACGATCACCGGCTCCGGCGTCGGTGGCCGCATCCGCAAGCAGGACGTGCTGGCCGCCGCCGAGGCGAAGAAGCCGGCTCCGGAGCCCGCGGCCGCTCCGGCGGCGCAGGAGGCCGCTCCGGCACCGGCCGCGCAGGCGGCCCCCGCCGGCGCTCCCCCGCGGCAGGTGCCGAAGCCCGCGGCGGGCGCCCCGGAGCCGGGCACCACCGTGAAGCTGCCGCGCCTGCGCCAGGTCATCGCCCAGCGGATGACCGACTCGCTGCGGATCTCCGCGCAGCTCACCACGGTGCAGGAGGTCGACGTCACGCGGATCGCCGCGCTGCGGGCCCGCGCCAAGGCCGAGTTCGAGCGGCGCGAGGGCGTCAAGCTGACGTTCCTGCCGTTCTTCGCGAAGGCGACCGTCGAGGCGCTCAAGGCGTTCCCGCAGGTCAACTCGTCGATCAACGAGGAGACCAAGGAGGTCACCTACCACGGCGGCGTGCACCTGGCCATCGCGGTCGACACCCCGCGCGGCCTGCTCGTGCCGGTGATCAAGAACGCCGAGGACCTCAACATCGCCGGGCTCGCCCGCCGGATCGCCGACGTCGCGCAGCGCACGCGCGACAACAAGATCGGCCCCGACGAGCTGTCTGGCGGCACGTTCACGATCACGAACATCGGCAGCGCAGGCGCGCTGTTCGACACGCCGATCATCAACCAGCCGCAGGTCGCCATCCTCGGCACGGGCAAGATCACCAAGCAGCCCGTGGTGGTGACGGGACCGGACGGCGAGGACGCCATCGCCGTCCGCTCGGTCTGCTACCTGCCGCTCACCTACGACCACCGGATCGTCGACGGCGCCGACGCCGGCCGGTTCGTGAGCGCGATCAAGGCCCGGCTCGAGGAAGGCGCCTTCGAGGCCGATCTGGGTCTCTGA
- the lipB gene encoding lipoyl(octanoyl) transferase LipB: MVTRSCRRSTEPLRIDHLGVVDYLAAWDVQRANADARRAGTAPDVLMLLEHPSVYTAGKRTQPEDRPTDGTPVVDVDRGGRITWHGPGQLVGYPIVGLAEPLDVVDFVRRLEEALIRVVHDAGITTAGRVDGRSGVWLPADDRRPERKIAAIGVRVQGGVTLHGFALNCEPDLAAYDRIVPCGITDAGVTSLSAELGRPVPVAEVVHAAGAAVAAALDGSLPVAEHPVLRAQAPAGLDLRLHPALG, encoded by the coding sequence ATGGTGACCCGCTCCTGCCGCCGCAGCACCGAGCCCCTGCGGATCGACCACCTCGGCGTCGTCGACTACCTCGCTGCGTGGGACGTCCAGCGCGCCAACGCCGACGCCCGCCGCGCCGGCACCGCCCCCGACGTGCTGATGCTGCTGGAGCACCCCTCGGTCTACACGGCAGGCAAGCGCACGCAGCCCGAGGACCGGCCCACCGACGGCACCCCCGTGGTGGACGTCGACCGCGGCGGACGGATCACCTGGCACGGGCCCGGCCAGCTCGTCGGCTACCCGATCGTCGGGCTGGCCGAGCCGCTCGACGTCGTCGACTTCGTGCGGCGGCTCGAAGAGGCCCTCATCCGAGTGGTGCACGACGCCGGGATCACGACCGCGGGGCGGGTGGACGGGCGCAGCGGTGTGTGGCTGCCGGCCGACGATCGCCGCCCGGAACGCAAGATCGCGGCCATCGGGGTGCGGGTGCAGGGCGGCGTCACCCTGCACGGCTTCGCTCTCAACTGCGAGCCCGACCTCGCCGCCTACGACCGGATCGTGCCCTGCGGCATCACCGACGCGGGCGTCACGTCCCTCTCCGCCGAGCTGGGGAGGCCCGTACCGGTGGCCGAGGTCGTCCACGCCGCGGGCGCGGCCGTCGCAGCGGCCCTCGACGGCTCACTGCCCGTGGCCGAGCACCCCGTGCTCCGGGCGCAGGCGCCGGCCGGGCTCGACCTTCGCCTGCACCCGGCGCTCGGCTGA